The genomic DNA CATCAGGATGCCGGGGCCAAAGCCATTCATCTGGCACCGGACACCTCTTCGACCATCGTGTCAAAATCCATTAGCAGCAATGGCGGCCGGGCCAGCTACCGGGGATTGGTGAAGGTAAGCCAACATGCGGAAAATGTAAAATCAAATGTTCGCTGCGACGCTCTTATTCTGGACGAGCGGTCGCGCTCCGACACCTATCCCTACATGGACATCAACAACCCCACGGCGGTGATCGGGCATGAGGCCACGGTAAGCAAAATCGGGGAAGAGCAGTTGTTTTACCTGCAAAGCCGGGGCCTGGAAGAAACCGAGGCCATGGCTCTCATTGTTCGGGGCTTTGTGGAACCGATTGTGAAGGAACTGCCCATGGAATATGCCGTGGAATTAAATCGCCTGATTGAGATTCAAATGGAGGGTTCCGTAGGCTAAACAGACGGACATGAAAAAAGCGAGAAAGAGACACCAAACTATGGAAACACAGTTGAAAGACGAAAAAATAGACAAGCAGGCTGTTCTTCGATTGTCTGAACAGCTGGCTGAACCCGGCTGGCTTCGGGAATACCGCCTGCGGGCATTGGAACGGTTTATGAGAGAGCCCTGGCCAACCGGTAAAGAGGAAGAGTGGCGAAAAACAAAAATCCGCCATTTTCAGGGAGAAAATTTTACGGTTCCGGCAGATCCGTTTAGCTACCCGGGGAAGGGTAGTGGTGCAAAACTTCCACCCGGTCTAAACGGGCTGCTGGGTGAGGCGTCCCTGCACGCGGGGTTGCTTGTGCAAATGGGACAAAAGCCGCCTTTTAAACGTCTTTCTGAGGAAGCCAGGGCTCAAAACGTGCTCGTAAGCGATTTGCCAAGGGCCGTGCGGGAATACCCGGATTGGGTAAAACCCTTTTTGGATAACCGGGAGACAAATGCAGCGGGGGGTAAATTGGAGGTTTTACACGAAGCCTTCTGGAATGCCGGTGCCCTGGTTCGGGTTCCCTCAAATACGGCTCTTGAAAAACCAATTGTTTTAGTGACGCATTTTTCCGGGATGGAAGAAAGTGTTTTTCCTCAAACGCTCATCGCAGCCGAACCCAACAGCCGGGTTCACATTCTGGAAGTCGTTACGTCCGAGTTGCCGGCATCCCGGTTGTCCGTTAATCGAAGGGTAAAAATTTTGGCGGCCGAAGGCGCCCGGATTGACTATTCCTTGCTTCTTTTGAATTCCGGCAACGAGACGGCTTATTCTTCTCTCACGGCTGTCGGGCATCGCAGCAGCTCCCTTCACGTCCGGCTGTTTCAAATGGGGGGCCGCCTTTCTAAAACACATATTCAAACCGATCTGATTGGCGAAGGCGCCTCGGCGAATATTCGGGGTCTCTATTTTGCGGATNNNNNNCAGCACATGGATTTCAACACCATCCAAAACCACTTTGAACGTTTCACGGAAAGCAATTTGCTTTTTAAGGGTGCCGCGGGCGGACAGGCGCGTTCGGCCTATCGCGGGGTCATTCACATTGTCCCGCAAGCACAAGAGACGAATGCGTATCAGAAGAACGCCAACCTTTTGCTTAGCCGGGAGGCCCATGTGGATTCGAATCCCGTACTTGAAATCGAAGCAAATGAGGTGCGGTGTTCTCACGGCGCCTCCACCGGCCCTGTTGATCGGGAGGAGCTGTTCTATCTTCAATCGCGGGGGCTTTCCCCAAAACTGGCCCAACGGCTGATTGTGGAGGGGTATTTCAATGAAATCATTTCTCTCTTGCCTTTGGAATCGCTTCAGGATGCCGTTCGTCAGGCCATTGATCAAAAAATAGAGTTGTCGGATTTCAATTGAAGGGTTGAAGAAGAGAGCTGGTGAAAAAAAAGATTCATTGCAAATTAAAAACCAGGGATATCGCCAAATTTGTTTTTTTGTTTCAAAAAACAAGTTGTGAAAATTTGTAGAATTCGTGGGCAAAGGCTTTGTGGAGCGAGCCTGTTAATTTTTGAGAAAGGACATATTGATGAGTGAAATTATAAATAATCGGCAGCAGCGTGTGGATATCATGAAAGCCCTTATTCGCCAGTTACACGACGGCGTGGCGGAGGAGCGCGTTCAGAATCAATTGGAAAAAATGCTTGTGGAGGCAGATTACTCCGATGTTTTTTTGATGGAAATGCAGCTCATTCAGGAGGGAGTTCCTCAGGAAAGCATTCAGAGGTTATGCGACACCCATACGCGCGTTCTGAAGAAGCAATTGGATTTACAGGAAACGCCCGAAACCACGCCGGGTCACCCTGTTCACACCTTCGTTCAGGAAAATAAGGCCATTGCTTTTACAACGCAAAAAATTCGTCGACTCTTTGATCAGATAGACGGATTACCTCCACAGGAGGATGCCATGCCTCAGATGCTGGAAATCCATGCGCGGCTTAACGATTTAATGGATATTGACAAGCATTATCGCAGGAAGGAGAACCTGCTGTTTCCCTATTTTGAGAAGAAAAACATGCCGGGTCCGCCTGCTGTTATGTGGGGCAAACATGACGATGTTCGACGGCAGCTCAAATCTGTACTGAGTGCGCTTCAGGGTATTTCAGAAATTGAGGCTTCGGAAGCACGCGCCTTCAACCGGCTGGCTGTGGAAACGGTGCTTGATGCCATTGACGATATGATTTATAAGGAAGAGAAGGTCCTGTTTCCGACGGCAATGGATTTACTCGATGAACAGGAATGGTATGAAATTTACAACCAGAGTGATGAAATCGGATACTGTTTATTTGATCCCCAATTTAAATGGGTGCCGGAGGGTTCTGTGGTTGAATCGGTCAACGAAGGAAACTTCGAAACCGGGCGGATTCACATGCCCACAGGGTACGTTTCTCTCACCGAATTGATGGCCATTTTCAAAACGATGCCCTTCGATTTAACGTTTGTGGACAAAGACGATATTGTTCGGTATTTTTCACCCGGACAAAATCGTATTTTTGACCGTTCCCGTGCCATTCTGGGAAGAAAGGTTCAGTATTGCCATCCGCCTAAAAGCATGCACATTGTAAACCAAATCCTGAATGATTTTAAATCGAATAAGCAGAATGAGGCACGATTCTGGATCAGGCTGGGCCCCAGGCTGGTTTACATCGTTTATTACGCCCTGCGCGACGATCAAAACAACTATCTGGGAACCCTGGAAGTTACACAAGATGTGACGGAAATCAATCAATTGGAAGGCGAACGTCGCCTTTTGGAATATGACGAAAAATAAGGACACGATTCATGGAAATCAGAAATACAACCACGCTGGATGAACTGATCAGCCACTCGCCGGAATTGGAAGGGTTTTTAGAAACCTTTGTTCCGGGTTATACCGACGTAAAACAGATTCCCTTAAAAGCCAGCGTTCGAAAAATTCTTACGGTGGAACGAATGGCGCTTATGAAACAGACGGATGTCGCCGCTTTTGTAAGACTGCTGCAGGAAAAAACGGGAGACTTACCGGCGGATGAACCGGAAAAATCTATTGAATTTGAGGCATCGGACCCGGAATGGATTAAGGGCGTACCGCTCAAAGTGATCGATGGCGTTGAAATGCTGAATCGTGGCGAACATCCGGTGGGTTCAATTGGTCAAATGATGCAAAACGCCCCAAAAGGAGAATTTGTTCTACTCACGACGAATTTTTCTCCCCAGCCTTTGATTGATGCCATGCAGCAACAGGGATATGAGGTTTACTCCAGAGAGGATTTACTCAGGAAAGGTCTCTTCCTGACCTTTATTTTAAAGGGCTAAAAGGCCCGAAGCCGGTATCTGAAAATTTGGAAAATTTTTATTGCTTTTCAACGATTTATTCTTTATACTATCTAAAAAAATGGAGTTTGCAATGGCCGTAGATGTACAATTCAAGAGCATGGGCAGTGAATGGTCAGCTCCGAACGATAGTTTAGAGTGTCGCAAGGATTTTCCGATCCTGTCTCAAAAAATCAATAATCATCCTCTCGTTTTTTTGGATAATGCGGCATCCACCCAAAAGCCCCTTTCAGTGATCAGAAAAATGCAGAAAACGTATGAGGATGGCTATGCCAATGTTCATCGGGGGGCCTATCAGTTGAGTGCGCAGATTACGGACGAATACGAACGATCCCGGCAGAAAATTGCGGATTTCATTCATGCTCCGGGCATGCAAAATGTGATTTTTACAAAGAACGGATCGGAATCGATCAATCTGGTGGCCTATTCCTGGGGCAGGCACTTCTTAAAATCCGGGGATGAAATTATTATCACCGAAATGGAACACCACAGCAATCTCATTCCCTGGCAGATTTTGGCTCAGGAAAAAGATGTGGTGCTGCGGGTGATTCCTGTTTTGGATGATGGGACGCTCGATCTGGAGACCTACGAAAGTCTGCTTTCTGATAAGACGAAGCTGGTGGCGGTTACCCACGTGTCCAATGTTCTGGGAACTGTTAATCCTGTCGCAAAAATTGTACAGATGGCTCACGATGCGGGTGCCCGGGTTCTGGTGGACGGTGCACAAAGCACACCCCATTTTCCGGTAGATGTTCAGGCGCTGGATTGCGATTTTTTCACCTTTTCCGGACATAAAATGCTGGGCCCAACCGGCATTGGTGTTCTTTACGGAAAAGAGGATATTCTGGACGAAATGCCTCCTTTCTTGGGCGGCGGTGATATGATTGCCGATGTCTGGATCGATCATGCGACGTATAGTGATTTGCCTTTCAAATTCGAAGCCGGTACCCCCCCGTTTGTGGAAGCCATCGGACTGGGTGCGGCGATCGATTACCTCAATGCCATCGGGATGGATCGGGTCTGGCAGCATGAACAAGAAATAACCCAATACGCCCTTTCGAAGTTGAAAAATCTTCCCCGTATTCGGCTGTTCGGTCCCGACACGAACCGTGCCGGCGTTGTTTCGTTTTGCCTGGATGACATCCATCCGCACGATGTGGCCACTGTTCTGGATCAATATGGAGTGGCTATCCGCACGGGACACCACTGTGCACAACCGCTCATGCGGCGATTTGGGATTCCCGGAACCGCCCGTGCCAGTTTTTATATCTACAATACCTTGCTGGAGGTGGACCAGCTCATTCATGCATTGCACAAAACACGGGAGTTTTTTGGATAATGGCACTGGAAGAATTGTACCAGGAAATCATTTTAGATCATTACAAGCATCCACGGAATAAGGGGAAAATCGAAAACCCCGACATTCAGGAACATGCCAAGAATCCCCTTTGCGGCGATGAAATCAACATCTCGGCAAAGGTGGAAAATGGGGTGATTACAGAGGTGAAATTTTGGGGACAGGGCTGCTCCATCAGCCAATCATCAGCCTCGTTGCTCACGGAGGCCCTTAAGGGAAAGAGCCTGGAAGAAGCAAAGCACCTGATCTGGATCTTTCAGGAAATGCTCTCCGGGCACGACCTGCCCGAAGCGGAAAATATCGACTGGGGGGAACTGGAAGCCCTGCGCGGCGTTACCAAGTTTCCGGCCCGGCTGAAATGTGCGACCCTCGCCTGGAATACGGTCCAAAAGGGAATTGAGATTTTCGAGAAAAAGCCCTGAGAAAAGGCCTGGATTCAAATGACCGGGCTCAAATCGGGCGGGCGCCCGGATTGATGAAAATATCTCACCCGGTTCCTGAAAAATACCACGCACAAGCCATCAAACCGAACCATTTTTTCACAATTACCCCCACGTTTTTTGCCCTTTAACATCCTGTACTATTTGACCCGCCATTTTCTTCCGAAAAAAGTTATATTTTTGCAATAATTCAAATTTTCTCTTGACTCTTATTTTTAAAGCAATAAATTATAGGTGCTCAAAAATAAAGAGCAAAAATCGTTATGTGCAGTGAATTTTTAAAGGTTAAGGAGGTTGTTTTATGGCCAAAGAAAAGCTGAATCCCTTCAAGATTGCGCAGCAGCAATTGGATGAGGCCGCCGAGAGGTTGGGTCTGGATGAAGCAACCCGTGAATTGTTGCGTTGGCCAAGTCGGGAAATCTGGGTGACGATTCCCGTCAAAATGGACGATGGCTCGGTAAAGGTGTTTCATGGATTTCGAGTCATGTACAGCAATGCCAGAGGTCCGGCCAAGGGTGGTATCCGTTGGCATCCTGAAGAAACGATTGATACGGTTCGCGCCCTGGCTGCCTGGATGACCTGGAAAACATCCGTGGTAGATATTCCACTGGGTGGTGGCAAAGGCGGTATTGTTTGTAATCCGAAAGAAATGTCTGACGGCGAAAAAGAACGTCTGGCTCGTGGTTACATTCGTAAAATCGGGCATTTTCTGGCGGTAAACAAAGATGTTCCTGCACCAGATGTGTACACCACCCCGCAAATCATGGCCTGGATGGTGGATGAATACGAAACCATGATGGGCTACAATCACCCGGGAATGATCACAGGTAAACCCCTGGAACTGGGCGGCTCTCAGGGCCGTGGCGATGCGACAGCCCGTGGTGGGGTGTACACCGTTCGCGAAGCCGCCAATGCGCTGGGCATAGATGCATCCAAAACAACATACGCCATTCAAGGATTTGGAAATGCCGGTCAATTTGCCGCACTTCTCCACAAAGAGATCCTGAAAGGTGGAAAATTGGTTGCCGTCAGTGATTCGAGCGGCGGGGTTTACAATGCCGATGGATTTGATCCCAAAGCATTGGTTGACCATAAATTGAAAACCGGCAAGGTAACGGGATTCCCCGGTGCCAAATCCATTACAAATGAAGAACTGCTGGAATTGGATGTGGATGTACTCTATCCGGCAGCTCTGGAAGAAGTGATCACCGAGGACAATGCCAATAATATCAAAGCAAAAATTATTTGTGAATTGGCAAACGGACCGACTACACCGGCTGCCGATGAAATCCTGTTCAAAAACGGCGTGTTTGTCATTCCCGATTTTCTGGCGAATGCCGGCGGTGTGACGGTTTCCTATTTTGAACAGGTTCAAAATACCTACAACTATTACTGGGAATTAGAAGATGTGCATCAGCAATTGGATCGCAAAATGACCAAGGCGTTCCATGCGGTGTACGATGTGCACAAACAGGAAAATGTTCACATGCGGTTAGCGGCCTATCTGGTGTCCGTGAAGCGTGTGGCAGAAGCCTGCAAGTTGCGCGGCTGGGTGTAATTCTAAAATCCCCGGTATTAAATTCTTTGGAAGGGCCGAACTCGTTTGAGTTCGGCCTTTTTGTTTGAATACGAATGTCCCCGGCATTTTCAGTGTGCCGGGGACTTCTGCTTCCAACCCGGTAAATGGAAATCTTTCCTTGAATCTTTCCGCAAACTTTCTTACATTTTTTCAATCACAAAAATAGGAGAACCCAAATGGAACCCAAATACACCGAACAAATTATTGAACGATTCAAAAAATACGTGTCGTTTGACACCCAATCTTCCGAGGAATCGGAATCGTTTCCGAGTACCATGAAACAAAAGAAGCTGGGGAAAGTTCTTGCCCAGGAATTAAAGACGATGGGACTGCAGGATGTGGAAATGGATGAATGGGGGTACGTGACGGCCACCCTGCCGGCCAACACCGACAAAAATGTGCCGGTGGTCGGTCTCATTTCTCACATGGACACCTCCCCTGAGGTTTCCGGCGCCAATGTTAAGCCCATTATTCATAAGAATTATCAGGGCGGCGACATCCAATTGCCCGGCGATCCGACACAGATTATCCGATTCGAAAATACACCGGCGCTCAAAGATCAAATCGGCAACGACATTATTACCGCAGACGGGACCACCCTTTTGGGGGCGGATGACAAAGCCGGGATCACGGAAATCTTCACGGCGGTGCAGTATCTTCTGGATCATCCGGAAATCAAACACGGCAAAATCCGAATTGCCATTACCCCGGATGAAGAAGTCGGGCGCGGAACGGAACATTTTGATGTGAAGAAATTCGGAGCCGACTATGCCTACACCCTCGATGGCGAAACGGTCGGCGAGATCGAAAATGAAACCTTTTGTGCGGACTCCGTAGTGATTACCATTCACGGAATCAACATGCATCCCGGTTACGCCAAGGGAAAGTTAGTGAATGCGATTAAGGTGGGCGCAGAAATGATTGCCCGGCTTCCCAAAGATGAATTATCCCCGGAAACTACCGAGGGGCGGGAGGGCTACGTTCACCCGCACGCCATCCAGGGCGGTGTGGAGACCACCACGCTCAAGTTTTTGATTCGCGATTTTACGGTGGAAGGGCTTCACGAAAAAGAGGAATTTCTGAAAGGAATTGCAGATTCCGTCATAAAGAAATTCCCCGGTGCCACAATGGATTTTGAGGTTCAGGAATCCTACCGAAACATGCGCTATAAATTGGATGAAGATCCAAAGGTCGTCGAATTTGCTCTGGAAGCCGTGAAGCGAACCGGATTGGAACCCCATTTAAGCATTATCCGCGGCGGAACCGACGGGTCGCGGTTGTCTTACGAGGGGCTGCTCACACCCAATATTTTTACAGGCGGACACAATTTCCACTCAAAGTTGGAATGGGTATCGATTCAGGATATGGAAAAAACGGTGGAAACCATCATCAATTTGGTTCAGGTTTGGGAAGAAAAAAGCTGAGAAAGGTGAACCGGAGTTTTGTAGCCGCAGGCATTATGCCTGCGGATTTTTTTAGGAGGGCGCATCCGTAAAGGAGGCGGCCACAGGTTGATGTCTGGAGTAAGTTCGGGTAGAGGAGTTTGAAAGGGATTCGGGTCAAGTACCGATTTACCGCCCCTCTATTTTCTTGCCTTTACCAGAAGAAAAATTCCCACGGTACCGAAAAATAAATCGCTGAACCAGGCCGCCCAAAACGGGGAAAGGGTTCCGTCGTGTCCAAGCGACTGCGTAATCTTGATCATCCCGAAAAAAATGAAAACGATGATCAGACTCAGGCCAAACCCCAATGCCGGGCCGCTGCGCCGCGAGGTGGCTGCCAGGGGAATGCCAAATAGAACGATAATCAAATTCGTCAACGGGAATGCCAGTTTAAACTGAAGATCCACCAGCCATTTGGTGGGGTCTACTCCTGCCTCGCGCATTTTTTCAATAAATGTGCGTAATTCGAAAAAATTCATTTCTTCCGGTTTTTTCTGCGTTTTGTCCAGATCCTTCGGCAAGAAGCTGAATTTCAAATCATCCTTAACCCGAAAATGGGAGAGGGTTTCCTTGTCACCTGAAAAAATGCGAAAATAGCCGTTTTGCAGTTCCCAGTGGTTGTTTTTCCAGACCATTTTTTCCGCATCAATGCGGGAGATTAATGTTCCTGACCGGAACGTCTGAATGCTCACATTGTAGGCGGTCTTCTTTTCACCATCATACAGACGAATGGTGACGCGCTGGTGCTGACCTTCCAGAATGGCAATATTACTTCTCCGGTAGTAGATTTGGGGCGGGATTTTATCCAGATAAAGCCGTTGAATCTTAAACTTGGCCCGATTGGCCTCGGGTACGATGGATTCATTGAAAATCAGTGCCCCCAGACTGACCAGGAATCCGATAACAATTAACGGAAGGGCCACGCGGTACAGGCTGATCCCTGTGGATTTCATGGCGGTTATTTCGTTGTATCGGGAAAATTGGCCGATCGACAAAAGGCTTGCCAGCAGCATGGCCACCGGGAGAACCAGCGTAAAAATATTCGGTAAATAGTAGATGTAATATTCGATCACCAGCAGGTAAGGCACCCGTTTATCGATAAACCGATCCAGATTTTCGATCAGATCGACAATCAAAAAGATGGCAATAAATGCGATTAACGTAAACAGCAGTACGTTTAGAAATTGTTTTGAAATGTATCGATCCAGAATTTTCATGGGTTGTGTTGTTTTTTGTCGGATTCAATTGTTGTTAGTTTGGGATTCATTTCCTCAAAAACTTTGGAATAAACCGGGTGAGCTCCAGCGGGTGAAATTCCCGTACGCTGGAAACGGTCAGGTAAATTCCGGCTGCTCCCACAAAAATATTGGCAGCCCACATCGCCCAGAAGGGTGTAATATATTGCCGATCGGCAAGTTCTTCTCCCCCGATCAGGAAAATCCAGTAAATCAAAAAGAAAACCACACTGATGCCCCCGCTGATCCCCAGATTCCCCTTCCGCGTCATCACGCCCAGAGGGGCGCCAATGAGCACAAATACAATACACGCGGCCGGAATCGAATATTTTTTGTGAACCTCCACCATGAGTGAATTGATAGATCGGTCGTAACTCTTGAGAATGCGCTGTTCCATCTGGAGCTGGGAAATCAAATTTGCGGTCTCTCTTGTCACGATTTCAGAATCCCGTTTGGCCGGACGAAAGGCAATCGCTCCGCCTGAAGGAAGAGCGTTTGAGATACTGGCACTTTGGGCCAGCAGATGTGTGCGAAAAACCTGCCGAAAGGGTTTTTCTCCCATCCGATACAGATTTTCGCGCTCCCGGACAACGGCCTTTCGGAGATTTCTGACATCCTGAAGCAGCATTTCAACGCTTTTTTCCCGGTCGCCCCGGTACTGGGAATTGCTTCGTTGGAGGGTGAGTCCGGGCACATCAATGGCTACCCGGTATTTGTGAAACCTCACGCGCTGGTACTCAGAGAGTTTTCCAATAGCAATCTCGTGAATTTCTCCGTCGTAAAGATTGAGAATCAGCCGCTCCGACTGGTAATCGAAATGGACGCTTCCCCATTTGGCCAGGATGGTTTTCAAGCTGTTACGATCGCTGCGGTCGTCCAGAACCACATCGTAAATTTTGGAGGAATCCCCGGCGTTTTTAACATCGTGTACCAGCAGGGTAATCTTGGGAATTTCTCTGAAAACAACATTGGGCTCCAGTTTAAGGGTGGGGCGTTTGCGCAAAATATCGGTTGTGAGCAGCCGGGCCCGGTGGTTAAAATTGGGAAGCACCCGGTCGTTGAAAAGAACCAGCAAAATACCCACGCCCGTAAAAAAGAGAAGAACGGGGGTCAGTACCCGATAAAAACTGATGCCGCTGGATTTGAGCGCTGTGATCTCGTTGTCCGCAGAGAGACGCCCGAAAGCCATAAGCGTGGCAATCAAAACGGCCATCGGGACGGCCAGGGCAACGATCCAGGCAATATTCAGAAAAAGAAATTCGAGGACGATTTTCAATTTGAGTCCGCGGCTCAAAATGTGTCCCAATTCCCGAAAAATAATATTCATCAGGAAAAGCAGGATGATAAGCATCAAGGAAAAAATGAACGGACCGATATGTTCCTTGAGAACGTATTTAGAGACGATTTTCATAAATTCTAAAAGTCGGGGAACTTTACAAGTTGTTTGGAATTTTAATAATTGTGAATTCCATCGTATCTGAAAACCTTTTTACAAAATAGTACGAATCACCATCAAAAACAAGGTTAATTTCAATTGTTTACCGAAGAGCTGAGTTCATTCGGAAAAGCTAACCGTTTTTAATTTCAGGAATTTCAAAAAAATTGGCTTGATATTCCTCAATATATTTATTATTTTTTAAACCATATTTGTCAACTCAACCAATGGAGGGAACCCTTCGGAAAATTGTTACGATAATTGGTATAGAAATCGACAAAAACCTATCGTGAAAAACGTAGAAAATCCAATCCATCCATGGGACGTACAGGTTTGAATAAAGGTGTAGCCCTCACGTGGGTGGTGGTGTTTATTCTGTTTGTGCTGATTTCCGAAGCGTTCTCTGCATCCCGTCAGAAACAATCGGCAACTCTTGGATTGCGGGTCGGTCCGCCTCCGAATAAGGTGTGTGCCCCGCTTTTTAAGGAAGAATATGCCGGGCTGAAACAGATTTCCATCAACCACCCCTATTTGCAAAATCATTTACGAGGTCTGAAACGAGAGTTTAAGATTGACTCGACACGATCGTATGTAACCGTGTCGGAATCCTTTTTGGGCCGCTGGTTTCGGTTCCCCACATTTGTCCCGTTTAAAGATTATTTGTCGCTTGGAATTGCACACCAGAATCGGACCCTCTGGCAGAAGGGGGTTCATGACCGGATTTTTGGAAAACGTCTTCAAAAACAGGGGGGAAAGGGAATTGGTTTTGATATTCCGATTCCGATTAAAAGTCAGGCTTTTCAGAAAATTTTCGGCGGAGCGTCTGTCGGTTTAAAAGTCGTTGGAAACATTAATATTGACGGCGGCCTGCGCCACGAAAAGCGCAGCGAAGTTAAAACCGCCATTAACCGCCAATCCGACTACAATTTCAAAATGAAGCAGACGCAGCGATTCACGGTAAAGGGGAATGTCGGGAAAAAGGTGAACGTCTATGTCGATCAGGACAGTGAACGGCCCTTTGAATTTGACAACGCCATTCGTCTGGAGTACAAGGGATTTGATGATGAAATCATCAAAAGCATTAAAGCCGGGAATATCGCCCTTTCCCTGCCGGCAACCCAATTTGTTACGTTTAGCGGAAAAAATTCCGGCTTGTTTGGGATTAAAGCGAATGCGCAAATTGGGAATTTGAATATTACGGCCATCGCCAGTCAGGAAAAGGGGCAGAAGAAGAAATTAAGCATTCAGGGCGGTGCCACCGAGGACGAAAACAAGATTCAGGATTACCAGTACCGAAAAGGCACGTACTTTTTTCTGAACGATTATTACCGGAATTATTACCGAAAGGTGAATTCCGATGGGCTGCATGAATACGACCCAAAACGGGTGATCTCAAAAATCGAGCTGTACAAATCGGATGTGCGTTACGAAAGCAAACCCGGGTCTTTGCCGGGGTGGGCCATTGCCGACATCAATGGAACTCACCCGGAAAATCCGGATACCAATACGGTTGATCAGAGACACTACCGGGGTTATTTTTTAAGGATTGATCCGACTGACTATTACGTCGATCGGGAACTGGGTTACATTGCGCTGAATTCTCCGCTTCGGGAGGGCGAAGTGTTGGCGGCCGCTTACCGCGATACGTCCGGCTCTGAGGTAGGGGACATCCATTATGTGGACGACGGCACCAATAAACGCATTATTTTGCAGCTCATCCGCCCCAAAAATCCCCGTCCCTCCGACCCAACCTGGAAGCTGGAATGGCGCAATGTGTACTTTCTGGGTTCCCGAAACATCAACAAGGACGGCTTTAATCTGAAAATATTTTACAAACCGCCGTCAGGGGATCCTCAGGAAACACAGATGGTGAACGGAAAGCCCGTGTCCTATTTGCAGATTTTTGGCCTGGACAAACGGGATCTGAACGGAAATCCGACACCGGATAATATTCTGGATGATGATCCCAACATAATTAACTGGGCGCGCGGAGAGCTCATTTTCCCCAGCTTAACTCCGTTTGCACCGGCCAAAACAGAAAACAGCCTTCTGGATTCCACCAAATATGTGCGGGCGATTTACGATACTACCGATTATCAGTACATTACGTCCAAGAGCAATTTTTACATTTCGGTGAAGGCCAAAATCCGCCAGCCGAATTACAATTTGGGATTTAATGTCATTGAAAACAGCGAAGTTATTACGCTGAATGGACGGCGTCTGGTCAAAGGGGTGGATTACATTATCGATTATTTTTCCGGAAGTTTAACGATTCTGGATGAAGCGGCCACAGACCCCAACGCCTCTCTCAACATCACCTACGAAAGCAATCAGCTTTTTCAGATCGATCGAAAAACGCTGCTGGGCATGCGCTGGGATTACCAGCTTTTTAACGATTCGTTTATTGGCGGCACGTTTCTGTATTTAAACCAGAGTACCATTGATCAGAAAATACGGCTGGGGCAAAACGGCCCCATGACCAATTTTGTGTGGGATCTGAACTCCAAACTCAATTTTAATCCCAATTTTCTCACAAAAGCCGTCAATGCGCTTCCAATTGTCCAAACGCGTGAACCCTCAACG from Calditrichota bacterium includes the following:
- the pepT gene encoding peptidase T, with the protein product MEPKYTEQIIERFKKYVSFDTQSSEESESFPSTMKQKKLGKVLAQELKTMGLQDVEMDEWGYVTATLPANTDKNVPVVGLISHMDTSPEVSGANVKPIIHKNYQGGDIQLPGDPTQIIRFENTPALKDQIGNDIITADGTTLLGADDKAGITEIFTAVQYLLDHPEIKHGKIRIAITPDEEVGRGTEHFDVKKFGADYAYTLDGETVGEIENETFCADSVVITIHGINMHPGYAKGKLVNAIKVGAEMIARLPKDELSPETTEGREGYVHPHAIQGGVETTTLKFLIRDFTVEGLHEKEEFLKGIADSVIKKFPGATMDFEVQESYRNMRYKLDEDPKVVEFALEAVKRTGLEPHLSIIRGGTDGSRLSYEGLLTPNIFTGGHNFHSKLEWVSIQDMEKTVETIINLVQVWEEKS
- a CDS encoding YjgP/YjgQ family permease, translating into MKIVSKYVLKEHIGPFIFSLMLIILLFLMNIIFRELGHILSRGLKLKIVLEFLFLNIAWIVALAVPMAVLIATLMAFGRLSADNEITALKSSGISFYRVLTPVLLFFTGVGILLVLFNDRVLPNFNHRARLLTTDILRKRPTLKLEPNVVFREIPKITLLVHDVKNAGDSSKIYDVVLDDRSDRNSLKTILAKWGSVHFDYQSERLILNLYDGEIHEIAIGKLSEYQRVRFHKYRVAIDVPGLTLQRSNSQYRGDREKSVEMLLQDVRNLRKAVVRERENLYRMGEKPFRQVFRTHLLAQSASISNALPSGGAIAFRPAKRDSEIVTRETANLISQLQMEQRILKSYDRSINSLMVEVHKKYSIPAACIVFVLIGAPLGVMTRKGNLGISGGISVVFFLIYWIFLIGGEELADRQYITPFWAMWAANIFVGAAGIYLTVSSVREFHPLELTRFIPKFLRK
- the lptG gene encoding LPS export ABC transporter permease LptG — translated: MKILDRYISKQFLNVLLFTLIAFIAIFLIVDLIENLDRFIDKRVPYLLVIEYYIYYLPNIFTLVLPVAMLLASLLSIGQFSRYNEITAMKSTGISLYRVALPLIVIGFLVSLGALIFNESIVPEANRAKFKIQRLYLDKIPPQIYYRRSNIAILEGQHQRVTIRLYDGEKKTAYNVSIQTFRSGTLISRIDAEKMVWKNNHWELQNGYFRIFSGDKETLSHFRVKDDLKFSFLPKDLDKTQKKPEEMNFFELRTFIEKMREAGVDPTKWLVDLQFKLAFPLTNLIIVLFGIPLAATSRRSGPALGFGLSLIIVFIFFGMIKITQSLGHDGTLSPFWAAWFSDLFFGTVGIFLLVKARK